The Amycolatopsis jiangsuensis nucleotide sequence GGTGACGTCTTTCGGATGCCCTTCGAGCCAGCTGTCGCGGTAGTCCGCGGGCTGCAGGCCGGCGTTCTGCAGCATCGTGCCCCAGGCCCCGTCGAGCACCACGACGCGCTGGTCCAGCAGGGTCCGCAAAGTCTCGGTCATGCCACCTCCGCAGCTGAAGTCACGGAGGCGCCCTTGCGATCGTGGTGCGACCGGCCGAGCGTGGCGGACCGCCCGGGTCCGTTGCAGCGCCTCTCGACCTGGGCACCGAGACTACCGGAAGTGACCGGCCGATGGGCAGCCGTGTTCACTCCGCGAGATGGAAAACAGCGTTACGGACGGGTTCCCGAGCCGTCCTCGAGCGTTTCACGAGTGGCCGATCCGGTGGTTCTCCGGTGGTCCTCCAGTGGTTCGCCGCGCCACCGCCACGCATCGCGCCGCGGACGGCCCGGCAGCGCGATCCGGCCGGTGCACCAGCGGAGCGAGTCCCAGCCGTCGGCGGCCGGTTCCTGCTCCGGGAACAGCCGTGCGGCGACCCGGGCGCACACCTCGCGGGGCGGATCGAGCACCGTCTCCTGCCCCTGGGCCAGGTCCTCGCCGTGCAGCAGCAGCTCGGCGCAGCCCATGGCCGCGAAGCCGGCCGGATCGGACCGGCCGCTCGGGTGGTAGGCCCGCGCACCGGGCCCGGCGGCGCGGACGGCCGCCGCGAGCAGCCTGCCGCCGGTGAGCGCGAATTCGAGCAGTTCCGCGGCCGACGCGTCCGCCTCGGCGGTGGCGAGGAACCGGACGTAGTGGTCGGCCGGCCCGCTGACCACCTGCGCGGCGTACGACAGCAGAGTGTCACCGAGGTGCTCGGCGGTTGTCCGGCAACTCCAGTCCAGCGCACCGGCCCGGCCGGTCCAGTCGCCACCGGTGTGCGGTGCCAGCGTGGCGGCCACGCACTCGATCGCTTCGTCCAGATCGCCAGGCGCCACCGTCATATCGCCATCCTGCCGGATCAGCACCGGAAATACCGGCGCCGGCCGACGGGTTTGCTCCAGGAGCTGGAGAGGAGACGAACATGAAGGCGATCACTCGCGGCGTCGTCCTGGCCGAAGCCCCGGAAACCGAGCTGGTGCGGATCGAAGGCAACTGGTACTTCCCGCCCGCGTCGCTGACCCCCGGTGTGTTCACCGACAGCGCGACGGCCTACACCTGCCCGTGGAAGGGCCGCGCCCGGTACTTCGACGCCACCCTCGGCGGCGACCGGCTGGCCGACGCCGGGTGGAGCTACCCCGAGCCCGACGCGGCCGCGATCCGGCGGGTGGGCGCGGACTTCTCCGGGTACGTCGCGTTCGATCCGGCAACGGTCACGGTCGAGTAGCCCAGAACGCGCAGTGGTGGTCCTGGGCGAACCCGGTCAGCGGCTGCGCGC carries:
- a CDS encoding maleylpyruvate isomerase N-terminal domain-containing protein, whose amino-acid sequence is MTVAPGDLDEAIECVAATLAPHTGGDWTGRAGALDWSCRTTAEHLGDTLLSYAAQVVSGPADHYVRFLATAEADASAAELLEFALTGGRLLAAAVRAAGPGARAYHPSGRSDPAGFAAMGCAELLLHGEDLAQGQETVLDPPREVCARVAARLFPEQEPAADGWDSLRWCTGRIALPGRPRRDAWRWRGEPLEDHRRTTGSATRETLEDGSGTRP
- a CDS encoding DUF427 domain-containing protein gives rise to the protein MKAITRGVVLAEAPETELVRIEGNWYFPPASLTPGVFTDSATAYTCPWKGRARYFDATLGGDRLADAGWSYPEPDAAAIRRVGADFSGYVAFDPATVTVE